CTGTTCGCGTTTGAGCCATGTATTCGCTTCGGCATCACCGACGAACTGTTCCTGCTGTGGGTCCCAGGTCAGTTTACGGCCCAGACGCTGTGAGATATTACCAATATGACAGACGGTTACTGAGCGATGCTGATTCTGTACGCTGGAAATCGGAGTCGCCCGCGTCTCAATGCAGTCGAAGAAGTTCCCCATGTGATTCACAATCGCATCCAGTTTGCCCATGCGAGGCGGACGCGAAAGATTATCGTGGGCATAGACATTGAACGATTCTCGTGGTAAAGGATTCTTAGCCAGGTCTTCCACTGGTTTCCCGGCAATCGTGCCTCGGTTCACAAAGATGCGTCCCTCGTCTCCTTCGAACATGACACCGGTCCGTCCGGAATCATTCACTTCCAGAACGACGCCATTGGCATAGCGGGCTTTCAGATGGTAATCGAGGGCCACATTGTATCCGTTCTCGACATTCGGGAACGTCGCCGTCCCTTCGATATCAACGGGACCGGTTTCCTGCATGCCGGCCCCCCACTGGGCGATATCAATATGATGCGCGCCCCAGTCGGTCATCTGCCCCCCCGAATATTCATACCACCAGCGGAACGTATAATGGCAGCGTTCCTTGATATAGGGTACTTCGGGTGTCTGTCCCTGCCACAGATCCCAGTTCAAGACGGAAGGAACTGATTCTGGTTTAAAGGGCCCACCGGTTTTGTTTTTACTGAGAGTGACTGTCACTTTCTGCAGGTTACCAATCCGGCCATCCTTGATCATTTCGACCGCCTGACGAAAACGGTGATCGCTTCTCTGCCAGGTACCGACTTGAACGACGGCTTTGGTCTCATCAACAACTTTGTTAATGATTTTCCCTTCATCGACGGTCAACGATAATGGTTTCTCACAATAGACGTCCTTGCCGGCTTGACAGGCATCAATCAGCATTTTGGTATGCCAGTGATCGGGGGCACCAATCGTCACGACATCGATGTCCGCCTTATCCAACATCTCCCGATAATCTTCGAACAGAGTCGCTTTGCCGCCAAACTGCTTGCGGGCCTTCTCTGCAATTTCGCGGTCCACGTCTGCAATCGCGACGATGTCGCCATACTGCTGGGCTTTGTCCGCAATGACCGAACCCTGGTACCGCATCCCGATCGAACCGATTTTCAGCCGTTCATTCGGATTGCGGGCCTTTTCTGCAGCACGCGCCGTATTCACAAAAACTCCCGGTGCCAGACAGGCCATGGGCAGCCCGGCTGCTGCTGTTTTAACAAACGTTCGACGAGATAGTTTTTGTGAAGTCATCGCAGTCTCCTCTGATTGATCGAGTGATTTCAAAACAGTTTTTCAGTACTGATTTCGTGCCTCATCCAGCATTTTCATCCAGGGGCCGATGTATTGACCATGATCGTGATACGTACGCCCACTGACCATATTCCCGTCAATCACACAGGGTTCATTCACGAAAATGCCGCCGCAGACTTCCAGATCGAACTGGCATTTGGGAACGGTCGCCATACGACGCCCTTTCACACAACCGGCGCGTGCTGGGATTTCTACGCCATGACACACGGAAGCAATGGGTTTATTCTTCTCAAAGAAATGTTGAGTGATCCGAATCAGGTCTTCGTCATCGCGAATGTACTCGGGAGCACGGCCGCCGCTGAAAAAGATTCCCAGGTACTCTTCTTCTTTGATATCTTTAAAGGCAATATCTGCCTGGATCGTATAGCCTTCCCACTCTTTAGTAATCGTCCATCCCGGTTTTACTTCGTGAAGGACCATCTGATACAGACGTTTCTCAGGTGCAGCAACAACGGGCTCATACCCCCCTTCAATCAGTCGATAGTAGGGATAAAGTGTGTCAACAGTCTCGGTTGCATCACCAACGATGATTAAAACTTTGTTCATTCAAAACATTCCTTCTACGTTAAATTCAAGCATTGAATTGGATTCCATTCTACAGGAGAATCCAGGCCGGTCATTACGGAATCTCATAAACATTATCAGGTTTTGCGTAGATTATAAGACTTGTAATCGCAAAATGCCTCTGTTTTCAGGCATTTTCTGAAGAGCAGCTGTATGCCTGTGATCAATGCATTTTTGCCCGGAACTCGCCCGGAGTCTCGCCTGCTTTTTCTTTGAACAGCGTACTGAAGTGCTGCGTATGGCGAAAACCGATGCGTTGGGTGATCTGAGCGAGTGACAAATCGGTCGAGGCCAGCAGTTCCTTGGCCCGCTCCATCTGCGTGCGGATGATCTCCGCTTTGGGAGACCGGCCAATCGCGGATTTCATCTGGCGTTCCAGCGCGGTCCGCGACATGGGAACCGCTTTCAGAATATCAGTAACCTGAATTCCCTTACAGGCATTTTCGCGAATAAACCGTAATGCCAACGCCAGTTCGGGATCATCCACGGCAACCACATCGGAGGACTGTCGCGTGACGATTCCCAGCGGCTTGAGTAGATACGGCTCGTCAGGCACGGCCCCTCCTTTCATCATGCGGCTCAAGAGCGCTGCAGCTTCATAGCCGATACGCGTTGAATTAAAAGCCACACTCGACAAAGGCGGCCGCGCCATCATACACAGGATCTCATCGTTCTCGACTCCGACGACTGCAACTTCATCGGGTACGGAAATTCCCGCACGATCACAGGCATCCAGCAGCCAGAACCCCAGCTGGTCGGTACAGGCCATGATGCCTACAGGCTTGGGGAGTTCACGGACCCACTTTACCATCTGTTCCTGATGTTTTTCCCACTCGCGCGGCACTTCGGAGTCGTCGGGAGAAGAAAACACGCTGACTTCATAGCCTGCGTTTTTGATGGTTTGAATGTAGTTATCGCGGCGTTCTTCGAAGTAAACTTCACTACCGATCTCATAAACGCCAAAGTGACGAATCCCGCGTTCCAGAAAATGTTCCGCCACCATGCGACCCATCGCCCGGTTATCAATCCCCAGAAAGGGAAAGGCATGTTCTAGCTTGGTGGATCGTAATTCGACAGCAGGAATCCCCGAATTCGTAATGGCATCCGCCATTTCCTGACTGGTCGTACGACTGAGAATTCCGTCACCTTTCCAGCGGGATATCCAGCCCGGGACCTGGGAATCCAGCGAACGAGGCATCACGAATACCGACCATTCTTCTTTTTCTGTAATAAACTGACGAATGCCATTCAACAGACCCCGGCCGTGTGAGCGGGACGTTTCAATCAGTAAAGCCACGTGAGGTAGGGAAGTCTTGGCCATCGGTGTCGATTCAATCGAGATCTATTCTGCATCAGGAATGCAGGCGGGTGGGTCATTTCAATTCGATGATAGTAATCTTTTACAGCAAGTCCGATTTCTGTTCAATCATGATCGAAACAGATAGGCGGACTTCGTACAATACTCTCCACAAACTTTATTTACACTATGGCAGATAAGAATTGACTGTGAAAGGCTTTCGTGGACTATCAGATCAAACAGGCTCAGGCCAACGATTTTCTGGAAATTGCTGCGTTGGATCGTAACGCCTGGCCGATCGAACCGGACACATTTATCCCCGATGGCGAACATGCCTGGAGACTCTGGTGTGAATATGCAACCGTTTTAATCGCAGTTTCTTCACCTGAATCACAAGTACAGACACTCGCAGGTGCGCTGTTGATGTTTCCGACGAATACAGATGAAATCTTTCTGCATAAAATCATGGTCCATGCAGATTTCCGGGGACAGGGAATCGGCTCCGCTTTGATGAAACAGGCTTTGCAACGGGCAGATGAGGTTGTATTACTCACCGTGAACCCTGAAAATACACCTGCTGTGAAGCTGTATGAGAGCTTTGGTTTTCAAGTCAGGAAGAAAATCGAAGGCTATTATCGCCCCCATGAGCATCGGCTGTTAATGGAATTCCAACCTGCCACGTAATACGAAATATGGACTATTTATGAATCAGACTGAGCGGGTACTCATACTGGGAGCAGGCATCAACGGCGTCGCGGTTGCCCGTGAGTTACTGTCGAACGGAATTTCCGTCTGCATGATTGATCAGGGAGATCTCTCACAGGGAGCAACATCCAAATCATCCCGACTGGTTCACGGCGGTTTGCGCTACCTGGAATATGGTGATTTTTCGCTGGTGAAAGAATCCGTTCACGAACGCGGGATTCTGCTGGATCTGGCCCCGCATTTCGTGAAACCCCTGAGGTTCGCCATCCCGCTGGCACATCGCGCGACAGGCGTCATGTCGTCTGGTCTCCGTTTTCTCAGTGGTTTCCGCGTGCCCGGAGCACACTGGCTCAACAACCAGTTCTCCTTTTCGTCTGAGCGGGGCATGTATCTGGTTGACATGGGGCTCACCATGTATGACTGGTTTGCCTCGAAAGGCAATCTTCCCCGCCATTCGGTACACGATGTGGGTGAACCAGGATTACCCGCTATCAACAAAGAGAAATTCCGCTGGATCGCCTGCTATTCCGATGCACAAATGCGATATCCCGAGCGCTTCGTTGTCGCGTTATTACATGACTGTCGGAAAATTGCGCAGCAGAAAGGCCTCGAATTTGAACTCCTCACTTATCATCAGCTGTCGCTGAAAAACAGAAACGTACAACTGACATCCCTGCGGCATCCCAGTTTAAATCACGAACTGTTTGTCCCTAAAGTCATCATCAATGCATCAGGAGCCTGCGGTGATCTGACGCTCCAGCAGGTTGACGTTGCCTCTCCGCGACTGATGGGGGGCACCAAAGGCAGTCACATCATTACCTTCAATCAGACTCTCCGGGATGTGTTAGGAGAGCAGGCCATTTACTCCGAAGCCAGCGATGGACGACTCGTCTTCATTCTACCTTTTGGAGACTGCACACTGATTGGAACGACCGATGTCCGCGTCGAAGGCAATCCGCTCGACGTCGCCGCCAGCCCTGAAGAGTTAGACTATCTGGTCGGCATGGTCAACATGGTCTTCCCTCAGGTCGGACTTACCTCCGCAGATATCAACCTGCATTACAGCGGCGTTCGTCCCCTGCCTTATCAACCGGAGGGCAAAGCCGCTTCCATTTCGCGAGACCACTCGATCAAAGAATACGAAGGTCCCTCCGGCTGGATCGTCACACTCGTGGGTGGAAAGCTGACTTCGTGGCGCGCCTTTGCCGAGAACGTGACCGATCGTATCCTGAAGAAGCTGGGGAAAAGCTATCACTCAGAATCGAAAACCCGTCTGATCCCCGGCGCAGAGCATTATCCGCAAACCCCTGATATCCTCAAAGCCGAACAAGGTCGTCTCGCCGAGAAGTTTCAACTCTCGCTGGCAAGTATTCAGACACTCTGGATTCTACAGGGAACTTTAATCGAGGACATTCTCGACTCGCTGCCCGACTGTTCCTCAGAATTGCTCCCCGGAACCAATATTCCGCGCCAGTACGTGCTCTGGACCATCAACAACGAATGGGTCGAGACCATCGGCGATCTCGTCGAACGTCGCCTGATGCTGATCTTCGATGAAACATTAGATGCAGCCACTCTGCAGGCGCTCGCAGAATGTCTGGTCGAAACAGGCAGACTGGATGCTGCCCAGATCCCTGCGACACTCGAAAGTTACCAGACCCACCTCACAAAGTTTTACGGCAAAAAAGTCCACTAAAATACTTCCATTCAACCACAGGCCCCTCGCTCGGTCTTTGCAGGAACCAGCTTTTTCACGTTTCCGGTCATTTCACAATTCATAGCCCATCTCCCTGATTGCTTTGAAGTCATCTGCAAACAGCCTTGCCTTCCAATAACAGTCATGCTCTGACTGACTCAACTGATTATTTTCGACTTGACTCCTGCGCGCCACGAAACATGATAAGCGTTTCACTGAGTCGCGCGCGTGGTCCAGTATTTCTTCACCTGCAGAACAGGAATCAGTGAGAAGATCAACACTATAAAACCCTCTTAACCTCAGCTTGATTTAAGTAAAGCCTGCTCAAACGCCCTCTGTGGATCGACACACAACGCCGCGCAATCGCCCCGGCATCGCACGTGCTCGCCTTGACATCAGCACTTGTCAACATATATCGCCACACGATTTTAATCACAACCGCTTGACACCCCCGCGCCCCTGAAGAAAATCTTCTTCTTTGGCACGAAATATAAAAAAGAACATTCATCAAACAACATCACTGTGTAACAATAATCGATAAGACTGTGGCTGAGAGTATAGAAAGAACAGCGTGATGATCACGCTGGCACTGTGCACAACGATTCTATTCGAAATCGCCAGCTCCCCGCAGATGAACATTCCGCATCAGATCCTGCACTGACTGTTTTCACAACTCGGGAATCAATCGAGTTGCGTTTCACGAACGATCCGAAATGCCCCGCGGGATGGTGTTTCCGGCAAGCCATGTCCTCGAATATAGGAAGTCAGTTGTGCCGCCGGTTGTTGAAATCCCCCTCCCCGCCGGACACGTTCACGCCCTTGCGCGGGTCCCGTCGGATTCTCAACAGGTGAAACGGAATAGTAGCTGGCACTGTAATAATCCTGACACCACTCCCATTCATTCCCATAGACGTCATACAGCCCAAAGGCATTGGGACGTTTCTGTTTGACAGGATAAACCTGACCGTCAGAATTATTCAGAAACCAGGCATACTGATCCATTTCGCTGGGTTGATCTCCAAAAAACCACGCGGAATCTGTTCCGGCACGGCACGCGTATTCCCATTCAGCTTCTGTGGGGAGGCGATATCGATCACCTGTTTTATCGGAAAGCCACTCACAGAATGCAGTGGCATCATTCCAGCTGATACTGACAGCCGGCGCCTGATTCTGAACAGGTAAGTCACCCAGGTTTTTCCAGGAATAATCCATGGTCTTCACCCAACTGCCACCCGTCATTCCATACCCGCCACTCCGCTCTGCATCGGTCTGATATTTTGTCGCATTCACAAATTCACGAAACTGCTCGTTCGTGATTTCAGTAGCACTCATGTAATACGGTCGGGTAAGGCTGACTTGATGCTGAGGGGCATCTGACTCAGCCGAAGTCGCCGTCTGATCGCCCATCAGAAACTTTCCGGGAGGAATCAACATCAGTTCGATTTCTGATTCCCCAGCACCAAGGGGAACCTCTCTTTTGACAGGCAGATTCATTTTCGCAGCATAAGTCTGCTGGAAGGGAGCAAGCATCGAATGAGATGGATTTGTTTTCGACAAATTTGCTGCCACTTCGGAGTCAGCAACCGAGTGATCCGTCACCGCCGGTTTCCAGGTAAAGGCGCCAATCAGAATCGCCGCGGCAACAGCCAGCCCCCCCCACAACAGACCACGAACAGGGAGAGCACCAGATTTTGCCAATTCCTGCTGACTGGTACTTGCCAGCATGGTCAACTCGGGAACAGCAGGCTGAACTTCGGTCGGATCACTGGCCCAGTCAGCTTTGTGCGACTGCGGTTGTGAAAGTTCAACCTGAGGAATCAAAGCGGTCTGATCACCCGGACATTCCATTGAGAAACTTTCCAGATCGCAAATCAGTTCGGTGGCTGACTGGTAACGATCATCGGGAGACTTCGCCAGCATCTTTTCGAAAATAGGATCGAATTCGGGTGGGACCTGACAGAGCCGTTCAGACAGACGGGGAATCGGTTCGTCTCTGTGAGCCAGGATTCGTTCGACTGTCGTTTCCCCCTGATACACGGGCTGGGCCGTTAACAGAAAATAGAATGTGCAGCCCAGACTGTAAATGTCAGACCGGTGGTCCGCGAACTTCGTATTCCGCGCCTGTTCGGGAGCCATATAGTCAATGGTCCCCATAAAAAACTGGCTGGAAGTTAATTCGGTTTGCGCTTCCGCTCCCAGAATAACATCATCAGGCTGCTGCAGACGGGCCAGACCCATATCCAGGATTTTCAGATCTCCCTGATCATCGACCAGAATATTAGCAGGTTTAATATCACGATGGACAACTCCCTGACGGTGTGCGTACTCCAGTCCCTGTGCTACCTGCAGAATACAGTTCAAAGCATCGAAAAAGTCAAGCGGACCAGAATTGCGCACTAACTGTGTCAGACTCTCGCCGTCGATGTATTCACAGATCAGAAAATGAATCCCCTGGTCTTCTCCAGCGTCATATGCTGTCACAATGTGAGAATGCGAAAGTTTTGCTGCCGTCTGAACCTCGCGTTCAAAACGTTTTAAACGATCCGGAACATGCTGCAGATCAGCGCGAATGACTTTTAATGCAACAATGCGTTTCATCCGGCGGTGCAGCGCCTTATATACGATACCCATTCCACCGGAACCAATTGGTTCCAGGATCAGGTAATCAGCGATTAACAACCGTCGGTCGTCGTGGGACAGTAGCACGTCCGACTGGTAGTCCGTTATTTTGCCGGACTGCACTAGTAGTTCAGTCAGATCTTCAGACGTTTGACTGGATGGCTCTGCCTCTGATGCTAGTTGCAGTGCCGTTAGTTCTGCTTGCGAGAGGATGCCCTCTTTCACAATCCGCTGTTGACACCGCTCCAGCGAAGGTGGGGCGGTCAGGTTCTGTTGTTTGTGAGCTGAAGAATTCACTACAGCAGCGAGTTGGTCCGCTTGTGCCGCTTCGAGTACAGACGCCAACCAGTCCGGCTCAAGATCGGGAAACAGTTCCAGATAATCGGCAGACTTCAGAGTCTCACCCCGTTGGCAACGATGCTCGATTTCCAGAGGAATCAATTCTTTGAGAATGACTTCCCGGTATTCTAATGCGACATTTTCGAGATAGTCATCAATCGAAGGCAGTTCCCCGAGCCTCAACTCTGTTTCGTACTGATCACACAGTTGGTTGACTCTCAGCATCAGGTCTGAAGGCAGCTGTTCGAAATCAGTTTCATTTCGCGATTTCACAAATTGCAATCCTCATGCCACAGACGGGTAATCAACTGAAGTTTTCGTTCAACGGTTCGGCGGGCGCAACCTTGATTCTGCGCAATTTCAGTTGTAGTTTCCCCTTCCATTTTGGCCAATGCAACCTGTCTTAAGGCGGAATCACCTGTTTTGTCTAATAAATTTAACAGTCTTTCCAGTTCTTCGGCCATCTGTACCGCGAATTCGGGAGAGGGTTGCTGCTGGATAATCTCTTCAAAATCAACCTGCATGGACGTTTGCTTCCTGTGTGACCCTGTGTCTTCGCTATTTCCTGTGCCGCCGCGTTTCTGTCTGTTTTCCAGTCGAATCAGGTCCACTGATTTATGCGAAGTGATTGCCACCAGGAGCGGCCATAAATTTTGCCGATCGGTGATCTGTGAAAAACGGCCATTCTGGGCCCCCAGGCAGAAACTTTTAAAGGCACTCAGCGCCACATCTTCTTCGTCCGCCATGGCCCGGGGCGCACCTCGTAATTTCTTGCGGGCGACTTCCACCATTTCCAGAAAATACGATTCCCACAACCTCTGCGCAGCCTGAGCGTCACCCGATTTTATCTGATCGATCCACTGAGTGACGGTTTCTTCTATGACAGACATACAGACTTGCTTTCCTGAACGGCTTTTCTGAAATTCAGCCCACCATTATATCGTAGAGTCCAGCCATTCAACAGCTTCAGTCTCATTTCGCTCAAAGTATCTTTTTTCGCGAAATTTTTGTCGCATCTTAACATTCGCTGACGATTTCTCTGCAACAGCAGTTTAAACAGATCAGTCTGTGTACATCACCCGATTACAGCAAAGAAAATTCTTATGTTCCACATCCGCTTAAGTAAATGCAGAGCTTGCCTCTGCGTTGTTATCTCACTCACAGCCAGTTGCCTGATTACCGTTGATGCGCATGCACAGCAGACTGGAACACAGCGAGACGATCTCAAAAAACTGAGTGATGACTTTGATGATGCCTCTACTTTGAAACAGTGGTCGCGCATTTTTCAGACAGAACAGAGCAATGCCGACCAGCTCGAGCAGTTTGACATCGCTAACACGAAACCAGGATGGATGGTCATGATCCCTTACAGCAGCACGTGGTACAAGGACTACCGGGGAGTTCTGGTCTACAAAGAAATCAGAGGAGATTTTGTGGTCACTTCTAACATTCGCGTCGCGCGACGAAACGGCGATGGTGCACCACGCAGTAATTATTCACTGGCAGGTCTCATGATCCGTACGCCTCGCAATGTCACTCCGCAAACCTGGAAACCAGGCGGCGAGAATTATATCTTTCTCTCTCTCGGCGCTGCCAATCGACCTGGCTCGTTTCAGTTTGAAGTTAAAACCACCCTCAACAGTCGATCGACACTGGCGGTCACCAACGCAGGGACGCCTGCCGCGATGATCCAGATCGCGCGCATGGGAAATGACTTCATCCTGCTGAAAAAAACACCGGATGGTAGCTGGAATGTCCATCAACGCTATCGCCGCCCTGACATGCCTGAACAGCTGCAGGTGGGACTCACGGTTTATACCGACTACACCACTGCCTCGCGTTTGAAAGCACCTCAGCAGAATACACAGGTCATTCGAAACGGTCGTCCTGATCTGGTCGCCGGATTTGACTATGTTCATTTCCAACGTCCCGCCATGCCTGCCCAGTTCCAGGGAAAATCGCTCTCGAGCCCGGCAGAAGTCACAGATGCCCAGCTTTTACAGTTTCTAGGCGAACATGCTCAATAATTAAGAACATTATTTAACAGATCGC
The sequence above is a segment of the Gimesia algae genome. Coding sequences within it:
- a CDS encoding bifunctional serine/threonine-protein kinase/formylglycine-generating enzyme family protein, whose translation is MKSRNETDFEQLPSDLMLRVNQLCDQYETELRLGELPSIDDYLENVALEYREVILKELIPLEIEHRCQRGETLKSADYLELFPDLEPDWLASVLEAAQADQLAAVVNSSAHKQQNLTAPPSLERCQQRIVKEGILSQAELTALQLASEAEPSSQTSEDLTELLVQSGKITDYQSDVLLSHDDRRLLIADYLILEPIGSGGMGIVYKALHRRMKRIVALKVIRADLQHVPDRLKRFEREVQTAAKLSHSHIVTAYDAGEDQGIHFLICEYIDGESLTQLVRNSGPLDFFDALNCILQVAQGLEYAHRQGVVHRDIKPANILVDDQGDLKILDMGLARLQQPDDVILGAEAQTELTSSQFFMGTIDYMAPEQARNTKFADHRSDIYSLGCTFYFLLTAQPVYQGETTVERILAHRDEPIPRLSERLCQVPPEFDPIFEKMLAKSPDDRYQSATELICDLESFSMECPGDQTALIPQVELSQPQSHKADWASDPTEVQPAVPELTMLASTSQQELAKSGALPVRGLLWGGLAVAAAILIGAFTWKPAVTDHSVADSEVAANLSKTNPSHSMLAPFQQTYAAKMNLPVKREVPLGAGESEIELMLIPPGKFLMGDQTATSAESDAPQHQVSLTRPYYMSATEITNEQFREFVNATKYQTDAERSGGYGMTGGSWVKTMDYSWKNLGDLPVQNQAPAVSISWNDATAFCEWLSDKTGDRYRLPTEAEWEYACRAGTDSAWFFGDQPSEMDQYAWFLNNSDGQVYPVKQKRPNAFGLYDVYGNEWEWCQDYYSASYYSVSPVENPTGPAQGRERVRRGGGFQQPAAQLTSYIRGHGLPETPSRGAFRIVRETQLD
- a CDS encoding glycerol-3-phosphate dehydrogenase/oxidase gives rise to the protein MNQTERVLILGAGINGVAVARELLSNGISVCMIDQGDLSQGATSKSSRLVHGGLRYLEYGDFSLVKESVHERGILLDLAPHFVKPLRFAIPLAHRATGVMSSGLRFLSGFRVPGAHWLNNQFSFSSERGMYLVDMGLTMYDWFASKGNLPRHSVHDVGEPGLPAINKEKFRWIACYSDAQMRYPERFVVALLHDCRKIAQQKGLEFELLTYHQLSLKNRNVQLTSLRHPSLNHELFVPKVIINASGACGDLTLQQVDVASPRLMGGTKGSHIITFNQTLRDVLGEQAIYSEASDGRLVFILPFGDCTLIGTTDVRVEGNPLDVAASPEELDYLVGMVNMVFPQVGLTSADINLHYSGVRPLPYQPEGKAASISRDHSIKEYEGPSGWIVTLVGGKLTSWRAFAENVTDRILKKLGKSYHSESKTRLIPGAEHYPQTPDILKAEQGRLAEKFQLSLASIQTLWILQGTLIEDILDSLPDCSSELLPGTNIPRQYVLWTINNEWVETIGDLVERRLMLIFDETLDAATLQALAECLVETGRLDAAQIPATLESYQTHLTKFYGKKVH
- a CDS encoding XylR family transcriptional regulator — its product is MAKTSLPHVALLIETSRSHGRGLLNGIRQFITEKEEWSVFVMPRSLDSQVPGWISRWKGDGILSRTTSQEMADAITNSGIPAVELRSTKLEHAFPFLGIDNRAMGRMVAEHFLERGIRHFGVYEIGSEVYFEERRDNYIQTIKNAGYEVSVFSSPDDSEVPREWEKHQEQMVKWVRELPKPVGIMACTDQLGFWLLDACDRAGISVPDEVAVVGVENDEILCMMARPPLSSVAFNSTRIGYEAAALLSRMMKGGAVPDEPYLLKPLGIVTRQSSDVVAVDDPELALALRFIRENACKGIQVTDILKAVPMSRTALERQMKSAIGRSPKAEIIRTQMERAKELLASTDLSLAQITQRIGFRHTQHFSTLFKEKAGETPGEFRAKMH
- a CDS encoding GNAT family N-acetyltransferase yields the protein MDYQIKQAQANDFLEIAALDRNAWPIEPDTFIPDGEHAWRLWCEYATVLIAVSSPESQVQTLAGALLMFPTNTDEIFLHKIMVHADFRGQGIGSALMKQALQRADEVVLLTVNPENTPAVKLYESFGFQVRKKIEGYYRPHEHRLLMEFQPAT
- a CDS encoding Gfo/Idh/MocA family protein, with product MTSQKLSRRTFVKTAAAGLPMACLAPGVFVNTARAAEKARNPNERLKIGSIGMRYQGSVIADKAQQYGDIVAIADVDREIAEKARKQFGGKATLFEDYREMLDKADIDVVTIGAPDHWHTKMLIDACQAGKDVYCEKPLSLTVDEGKIINKVVDETKAVVQVGTWQRSDHRFRQAVEMIKDGRIGNLQKVTVTLSKNKTGGPFKPESVPSVLNWDLWQGQTPEVPYIKERCHYTFRWWYEYSGGQMTDWGAHHIDIAQWGAGMQETGPVDIEGTATFPNVENGYNVALDYHLKARYANGVVLEVNDSGRTGVMFEGDEGRIFVNRGTIAGKPVEDLAKNPLPRESFNVYAHDNLSRPPRMGKLDAIVNHMGNFFDCIETRATPISSVQNQHRSVTVCHIGNISQRLGRKLTWDPQQEQFVGDAEANTWLKREQRAGYEIKDT
- a CDS encoding DJ-1/PfpI family protein, which produces MNKVLIIVGDATETVDTLYPYYRLIEGGYEPVVAAPEKRLYQMVLHEVKPGWTITKEWEGYTIQADIAFKDIKEEEYLGIFFSGGRAPEYIRDDEDLIRITQHFFEKNKPIASVCHGVEIPARAGCVKGRRMATVPKCQFDLEVCGGIFVNEPCVIDGNMVSGRTYHDHGQYIGPWMKMLDEARNQY
- a CDS encoding ECF-type sigma factor codes for the protein MSVIEETVTQWIDQIKSGDAQAAQRLWESYFLEMVEVARKKLRGAPRAMADEEDVALSAFKSFCLGAQNGRFSQITDRQNLWPLLVAITSHKSVDLIRLENRQKRGGTGNSEDTGSHRKQTSMQVDFEEIIQQQPSPEFAVQMAEELERLLNLLDKTGDSALRQVALAKMEGETTTEIAQNQGCARRTVERKLQLITRLWHEDCNL